The following are from one region of the Vibrio hyugaensis genome:
- a CDS encoding DUF3861 domain-containing protein: MRKDNCYRITIEEVNVEEGREAKSLSFEVQDREDMLNIVEKINQGSGLEPTDATRVGVALRLLGPVMMKDRKHPLFADFMPHFRNFMQNMKSTVKRNYA, encoded by the coding sequence ATGAGAAAAGACAACTGCTACCGTATCACCATTGAAGAAGTGAACGTCGAAGAAGGTCGTGAAGCAAAAAGCTTGAGTTTTGAAGTTCAAGATCGTGAAGACATGCTGAATATTGTAGAGAAAATCAATCAGGGCAGTGGCTTAGAGCCTACTGATGCAACGCGTGTTGGTGTTGCGCTTCGTTTACTTGGCCCGGTAATGATGAAAGATCGCAAGCATCCTCTGTTTGCCGACTTTATGCCGCATTTCAGAAACTTCATGCAAAACATGAAAAGCACCGTGAAGCGCAATTACGCATAG